Proteins encoded within one genomic window of Nordella sp. HKS 07:
- a CDS encoding GntR family transcriptional regulator produces MKSSSRTIARNHPDPLYVQLRGLLRDMIDRGDLVANDKLPSERELVARYGVSRITVRQAIKDLENLGYLHTRPGKGIYVAETKPTYELEIVRSFTQTAIANRHRPGMRMLKGEIIKAGEEIARPLLLPVGSDVVFIERLRLLDEVPVVVQRDWFSAALTPGILSLDWSVDNRSLYAEFEERYGIYPARGQSTLSARLASEEEARFMQLDLPAAVLTLDQIAYDNNNRTVNVSAAAYHPLRYPLTLTQLRRHHPG; encoded by the coding sequence ATGAAAAGCAGCAGCAGGACGATCGCGCGTAATCATCCCGATCCGCTCTATGTGCAATTGCGCGGCCTTCTAAGGGACATGATCGACCGCGGCGACCTGGTGGCGAACGACAAATTGCCTTCAGAGCGCGAGCTCGTGGCGCGCTATGGCGTCAGCCGCATCACCGTGCGACAGGCGATCAAGGATCTCGAGAATCTGGGCTATCTGCACACGCGACCGGGCAAAGGCATTTACGTCGCGGAGACAAAGCCCACTTATGAGCTCGAAATAGTAAGAAGCTTCACTCAGACAGCGATCGCGAACCGACATCGGCCTGGCATGCGCATGCTGAAGGGCGAGATCATCAAGGCCGGCGAGGAGATCGCCCGTCCGCTGTTGCTGCCCGTGGGTTCAGACGTCGTGTTCATCGAGCGCTTGCGGCTACTCGATGAAGTGCCGGTCGTCGTCCAGCGCGACTGGTTTTCCGCCGCATTGACGCCGGGCATCCTCTCCCTCGACTGGTCCGTCGATAACCGCTCGCTCTATGCAGAATTCGAGGAGCGCTATGGGATCTATCCAGCCCGCGGCCAGTCTACGTTGAGCGCCCGGCTCGCGAGCGAGGAAGAAGCCCGCTTCATGCAGCTCGACCTGCCGGCGGCTGTCCTGACCCTCGACCAGATCGCCTATGACAACAACAACCGCACGGTCAATGTCAGCGCCGCCGCCTATCATCCCTTGCGCTATCCGCTCACGCTGACCCAATTGCGGCGCCACCATCCGGGATGA
- a CDS encoding putative Ig domain-containing protein, whose translation MTVGAPILSMTPAAGALAGGTVGVAYPAVTLIASGSTSPYAFTVVSGTLPPGLSLGTVSSPTGASSTVELAGTPTAAGTYNFTIEAADSSTGTTPPDGKLRISRAYSITIAPQQPVANPVAATVGYGSTNNPITLNITGGTPTSVAIGTQATRGIATAAGTSITYTPTAGYGGSDSFTYTATNSAGTSAPATVTITVSPPTITVSPTTLPDPVTGIPYNRTVSASGGTGSFTYSISSGALPAGLSINPTSGVISGTPTGAGPSSFTVTAEDTSTGDGPYTGDRAYSVTTVPPNPPIANAVSATVAYNSTNNAVTLNITGGTPTSVAVGTQASNGTATATGMSITYTPANGYFGPDSFTYTATNADGTSAPATVTVTVNPPPPVANAVSGTVAFNSSGNSITLSLTGGVATSVAVASAASNGTATASGTSITYTPNAGYFGPDSFTYTATNAGGTSAAATVSITVNPAAPIANNVGATVAANSINNAITLNITGGPPASVAVGSAAHGTATAIGMSITYTPTAGYSGSDSFTYTATNVTGTSAPATVSITVTRPTLTLSAIATTGEAATTPYSSTITASLGTAPYEFERISGNLPDGLELDPNTGAITGTPAAVGAFSFIVTATDVHGATGAQAYLITISAPTVAITSPATGALPAATTGAAYSQSFTASGGTGTHSFMNLVGLPPGLSLSPGGVLSGTPNQAGAYGFLVTPSDGTAPSMGGPFTGASVAYTLTVTDPVVAISTPAAGALPAATTGTAYSQSFTASGGNGGHTFALASGTTLPPGLTLSAEGELSGTPNFAGSYSFDVIASDSTPVGDGGPFHSTPVTYTLQVTNPTVAINSPAAGALPAATTGAAYSETFTASGGNGAHTFAFASGSSAPSGMTLSTAGVLSGTPNLPGSYTFAIIASDSTSTGDGGPFHSAPATYTLDVTNPTVTITGPSLGGTFNAYSSTVFNQTFTATGGQTPHKFTWSGDLPNGLTLSEAGVLSGTITETGTFNFTVTATDATPVGDGGPFVSSPAGYTLNAHDDTPPVFDIFPDDITVPVDPPLTSAVVIWSGPTASDNIGVTITQTAGLASGATFPLGATVNTYIARDAAGNEVTRSFTVRVVQRAQGTVTLVVNTTTDGTFNFSSPEPALNFSFTTSSGSGSSSAIALDPGTYPMSFTVPAGFDVATATCSDGVSSIDPAQRTGSLTVPVATNIVCTLSASDISKTTGLIGQFLEARSQLILANGPDSSRRIERLTGNMSSQGGVTGFGMSFGGDMLPFGVRLSEREASFSYSLRRAMAKDETREEGALALDGLYAGGGGDEMPLNPFDLWVEGKFAGFNAAGGDGDFGIIHAGADYLVTPGLLLGLGGQLDWTDMDGEDDAEIDGLGYMLGPYLTARLAENVFFDARAAWGRSYNNVSPFGTYTDEVDATRWLISAAVIGRFDLERLTIEPKAEIAYFEEKSEDYEDSLGFDIPSVKSATGTFTFGPRVSTEMELNDLMRVAPFLSFEGIWTFSQENTATTVAESPGLEETGLRGRGELGFTLFGGPSSSLSASGFYDGVGSSDFEAWGGEVQFKQEF comes from the coding sequence GACGGTAAGCTCCGCATCTCGCGCGCCTATTCGATCACCATCGCCCCGCAACAACCGGTTGCCAATCCCGTCGCGGCTACGGTCGGTTATGGCAGCACGAACAATCCGATCACGCTCAACATCACCGGCGGAACGCCGACCAGCGTCGCCATCGGAACCCAGGCGACGCGTGGGATCGCGACTGCTGCCGGAACGTCGATCACCTATACGCCGACAGCGGGGTATGGGGGCTCCGACAGCTTCACCTATACGGCGACGAATTCCGCCGGCACCTCCGCGCCGGCGACCGTGACCATCACGGTCAGCCCGCCGACCATCACGGTCAGTCCGACGACTTTGCCCGATCCGGTGACCGGCATTCCCTATAACCGGACGGTGTCGGCGAGCGGCGGCACGGGATCCTTCACCTATAGCATCTCGTCCGGCGCTTTGCCGGCCGGCCTCTCGATCAATCCGACCAGCGGGGTGATCTCCGGCACGCCGACGGGCGCGGGACCGTCCAGTTTCACCGTAACGGCAGAGGATACGAGCACCGGTGACGGCCCCTACACCGGCGACCGCGCCTATTCCGTCACCACCGTGCCGCCCAATCCGCCGATCGCCAATGCGGTCAGCGCGACGGTTGCCTATAACAGCACCAACAACGCGGTGACGCTCAACATCACCGGGGGGACTCCCACCAGCGTCGCCGTTGGAACGCAAGCGAGCAACGGCACCGCCACCGCCACCGGCATGTCGATCACCTACACACCGGCCAATGGTTATTTCGGCCCCGACAGCTTCACCTATACCGCCACCAATGCGGACGGCACCTCGGCCCCGGCCACAGTGACGGTCACCGTTAACCCGCCACCGCCGGTAGCCAATGCGGTAAGTGGGACCGTTGCCTTCAACAGCTCGGGTAATTCGATCACGCTCAGCCTAACTGGCGGTGTCGCCACCAGTGTCGCCGTGGCGTCGGCGGCGTCGAACGGCACCGCCACCGCCAGTGGCACATCGATTACCTATACGCCGAATGCCGGTTATTTCGGGCCGGACAGCTTCACCTATACGGCCACCAATGCCGGCGGCACTTCTGCAGCCGCGACGGTGTCGATTACCGTCAATCCAGCGGCGCCGATCGCCAATAATGTCGGCGCCACGGTGGCGGCAAACAGCATCAACAATGCGATCACGCTTAATATCACGGGCGGCCCGCCGGCCAGCGTCGCGGTCGGGTCAGCGGCGCATGGAACGGCTACGGCGATCGGAATGTCGATCACCTATACGCCGACCGCCGGCTATTCCGGCTCGGACAGCTTCACCTATACGGCGACCAATGTCACCGGCACGTCGGCGCCGGCGACGGTGTCGATCACCGTCACACGGCCGACGCTCACTCTGTCGGCGATCGCCACGACCGGAGAGGCGGCGACCACGCCATATTCGTCCACCATCACCGCTTCGCTAGGCACCGCGCCTTATGAATTCGAGCGTATCAGCGGGAACCTGCCCGATGGGCTCGAGCTCGATCCGAATACCGGCGCGATAACCGGCACGCCGGCCGCGGTCGGTGCGTTCAGTTTCATCGTCACCGCTACCGACGTCCATGGCGCGACCGGGGCTCAGGCCTATCTGATCACCATCAGCGCGCCGACGGTGGCGATCACCTCGCCCGCGACGGGAGCATTGCCGGCGGCGACGACCGGAGCGGCTTACAGCCAGAGCTTCACCGCGAGTGGCGGCACCGGCACGCACAGTTTCATGAACCTCGTCGGCTTGCCGCCTGGACTTTCGCTTTCGCCGGGCGGTGTGCTGTCCGGCACGCCAAACCAGGCGGGCGCCTATGGTTTCCTTGTCACGCCGAGCGATGGAACCGCGCCCAGCATGGGCGGCCCCTTCACGGGCGCTTCCGTGGCTTATACGCTGACCGTCACTGATCCTGTCGTTGCGATCAGCACGCCGGCGGCGGGTGCGTTACCCGCGGCAACGACCGGAACGGCGTACAGCCAGAGCTTCACTGCGAGCGGCGGCAATGGCGGGCATACATTCGCGCTTGCTTCAGGCACCACATTGCCGCCGGGGCTGACCCTGTCGGCCGAGGGAGAGCTGTCCGGCACGCCCAATTTCGCGGGCAGCTACAGCTTCGACGTCATCGCGTCCGACAGCACGCCCGTCGGCGATGGCGGTCCATTCCACAGCACGCCCGTGACCTACACGCTGCAGGTCACCAATCCCACCGTCGCCATCAATTCTCCGGCGGCGGGTGCGCTCCCGGCGGCGACGACGGGTGCTGCCTACAGCGAGACTTTTACTGCCAGCGGCGGCAATGGCGCTCATACTTTCGCCTTCGCTTCGGGCTCATCGGCGCCGTCCGGCATGACACTCTCTACCGCCGGCGTGCTGTCCGGTACGCCCAACCTCCCAGGGAGCTACACCTTCGCCATCATCGCGTCCGACAGCACGTCTACCGGCGATGGCGGTCCATTCCACAGCGCGCCCGCGACCTACACGCTGGACGTCACCAATCCGACGGTGACGATCACCGGCCCGTCGCTCGGGGGCACCTTCAATGCCTATTCGAGCACCGTCTTCAACCAGACCTTCACGGCGACGGGCGGGCAGACACCGCATAAATTCACCTGGAGCGGCGACCTGCCCAATGGGCTGACCTTATCGGAGGCGGGTGTCCTGTCCGGCACCATCACCGAAACCGGGACATTCAATTTCACCGTCACGGCGACGGACGCCACGCCGGTTGGCGATGGCGGTCCCTTCGTCAGCAGCCCGGCCGGCTATACGCTGAATGCCCATGACGACACGCCGCCGGTCTTCGACATATTCCCAGATGACATCACGGTCCCAGTCGATCCACCTCTGACAAGCGCGGTGGTGATCTGGTCCGGGCCAACCGCAAGCGACAATATCGGCGTTACCATCACGCAGACCGCCGGACTGGCCAGCGGTGCGACCTTCCCGCTCGGCGCGACGGTGAATACCTATATAGCGAGGGATGCGGCCGGCAATGAGGTGACTAGGAGCTTTACCGTCAGAGTGGTGCAGCGCGCGCAGGGCACAGTGACGTTGGTCGTCAACACGACAACCGACGGCACCTTCAATTTCTCCTCGCCAGAACCCGCGCTCAATTTCTCGTTCACCACCTCATCGGGCAGCGGATCTTCGAGCGCGATCGCGCTCGATCCCGGCACCTATCCGATGAGCTTCACGGTCCCCGCCGGCTTCGATGTGGCGACAGCGACCTGCAGCGACGGGGTGAGCAGCATCGATCCCGCCCAGCGCACCGGCTCGCTGACAGTCCCGGTGGCCACCAACATCGTCTGCACGCTCTCTGCGTCCGATATCAGCAAGACGACCGGGCTCATCGGCCAGTTCCTGGAAGCACGCTCGCAACTGATCCTCGCCAACGGGCCTGACTCCTCGCGCCGCATCGAACGGCTGACCGGCAACATGTCATCGCAGGGCGGGGTTACGGGCTTCGGCATGAGCTTCGGCGGCGACATGCTGCCTTTCGGCGTGCGTCTCTCCGAGCGCGAGGCGTCCTTCAGCTACAGCCTGCGCCGCGCCATGGCCAAGGACGAAACGCGCGAGGAGGGGGCGCTCGCCCTCGACGGGCTCTATGCCGGTGGCGGCGGCGATGAGATGCCGCTCAATCCGTTCGATCTGTGGGTCGAGGGCAAGTTCGCGGGCTTCAATGCGGCGGGCGGCGACGGCGATTTCGGCATCATCCATGCGGGTGCCGACTATCTCGTGACGCCAGGCCTCTTACTCGGCCTCGGCGGTCAGCTCGACTGGACCGACATGGACGGCGAGGATGATGCCGAGATCGACGGCCTCGGATACATGCTCGGGCCGTATCTGACGGCGCGCCTTGCCGAGAATGTCTTCTTCGACGCGCGTGCCGCCTGGGGCCGGTCCTACAATAATGTGTCGCCCTTCGGCACCTATACGGACGAGGTGGATGCGACGCGCTGGCTGATCTCCGCCGCTGTCATCGGGCGTTTCGACCTCGAGCGCCTGACGATCGAGCCCAAGGCCGAGATCGCTTATTTCGAGGAGAAGAGCGAAGACTATGAGGACAGCCTCGGCTTCGACATCCCCTCGGTGAAGTCGGCCACCGGCACCTTCACCTTCGGACCGCGGGTGAGCACGGAAATGGAGCTCAACGACCTGATGCGGGTAGCGCCGTTCCTGTCTTTCGAAGGCATCTGGACCTTCTCTCAAGAGAACACCGCGACCACCGTGGCGGAAAGCCCGGGGCTCGAGGAAACGGGCCTGCGCGGACGGGGCGAGCTCGGTTTCACGCTGTTCGGCGGGCCCTCGTCGTCACTGTCGGCCTCGGGCTTCTATGACGGGGTAGGCAGCTCCGATTTCGAGGCCTGGGGCGGTGAGGTCCAGTTCAAACAGGAGTTTTGA
- a CDS encoding lipopolysaccharide assembly protein LapB yields the protein MTAKYRALRSKVFELCKQSKYAEAIALCQTKIEEAKNKGESVGTISMIPYILHHQGRLSECKEALQSIIDADELDRGSLYHLLEILILLGDFEHAIATADRLIEVDAKFPFQSFTASAYFHKAYAAWKLGRFKQAKAALDKSDEKGSIWIDRHLLSREHLASSISRRRVDPA from the coding sequence ATGACTGCTAAGTATCGCGCGCTCAGATCGAAGGTGTTTGAATTGTGCAAGCAATCCAAATACGCAGAAGCGATCGCGCTATGTCAGACCAAGATTGAGGAAGCAAAAAATAAGGGCGAAAGCGTTGGTACAATTTCCATGATTCCCTACATCCTACATCACCAAGGACGGCTTTCTGAATGTAAGGAGGCGCTTCAATCTATAATTGATGCAGACGAACTTGATCGTGGATCACTATACCATTTACTTGAAATATTGATCTTACTTGGTGATTTTGAGCACGCGATTGCGACAGCTGATCGGCTCATTGAGGTAGATGCAAAATTCCCTTTTCAATCCTTCACTGCATCGGCCTACTTCCATAAGGCCTATGCAGCCTGGAAGCTGGGACGTTTCAAACAGGCAAAGGCGGCTCTCGACAAGAGTGATGAAAAAGGATCGATTTGGATCGACAGGCATTTGCTTTCGAGGGAGCATTTGGCCTCTAGCATATCTCGTAGAAGAGTCGACCCCGCCTAG